A section of the Arabiibacter massiliensis genome encodes:
- a CDS encoding sugar-binding domain-containing protein, whose protein sequence is MLDIKRVLASAPRKPEDVELRELLTPWGEALAAGDERTRVHPRPQLAREAFELLDGWWDYAITAAGEAEPPAEWDGRIRVPFSPEAPLSGVRRQVRPDELLWYRRALTCGKPADGERIILHFDAVDHACACYVNGTCVGEHRGGYLPFSFDVTDALADGGNELVLRVWDPSDAGTQLRGKQRLARGGIWYTAQSGIWQSVWLETVPAERIVALKIDPHPDEGKLLLEATVRGDAVLAARLLDGGREAARGEAPAEDGRCMLSLDVPNPHLWSPDDPHLYDLELSFGRDRAASYCAFRTVGVEPDAHGVPRFCLNHEPLFLRGVLDQGYWPDGLMTAPDDEALAHDVRAMREAGFNLLRKHIKVESDRFYWWCDKLGMLVWQDMVSGGGAPDAWQSSYKPTFFRSSWGRHADDDPRHLPGLAADDPAFRAEWTATCAGTVEHLRNHPCIVAWVLFNEAWGQFEARRATELVRGLDPTRPIDAVSGWYDQRCGDFLSVHNYFRPLEVYPDHARPPRAFVISEFGGLSYHVDGHCSLETSYGYGSSGDLASFRAGVREILAQADALEAEGLAGYVYTQLSDVEEETNGLLTYDRRVSKLAKEGGL, encoded by the coding sequence ATGCTCGATATCAAACGCGTGCTGGCGAGCGCGCCGCGCAAGCCGGAGGACGTGGAGCTGCGGGAGCTTCTCACGCCGTGGGGCGAGGCGCTCGCGGCGGGGGACGAGCGGACGCGCGTCCATCCGCGGCCGCAGCTCGCGCGTGAGGCCTTCGAGCTGCTGGACGGGTGGTGGGACTACGCGATCACAGCAGCCGGGGAAGCCGAACCGCCGGCGGAGTGGGACGGGCGCATCCGCGTGCCGTTCTCGCCGGAGGCGCCGCTCTCGGGCGTGCGCCGGCAGGTGCGGCCGGACGAGCTTCTGTGGTACCGGCGCGCGCTGACGTGCGGCAAGCCTGCAGACGGCGAGCGGATCATCCTGCACTTCGACGCCGTCGACCACGCCTGCGCCTGCTATGTGAACGGGACATGCGTCGGCGAGCACAGGGGCGGCTACCTGCCGTTCTCGTTCGACGTCACCGACGCGCTGGCCGACGGCGGGAACGAGCTCGTCCTGCGCGTATGGGATCCAAGCGATGCCGGCACCCAGCTGCGCGGCAAGCAGCGGCTCGCGCGCGGGGGCATCTGGTACACCGCGCAGAGCGGCATCTGGCAGAGCGTGTGGCTGGAGACGGTGCCGGCGGAGCGCATCGTCGCGCTCAAGATCGACCCGCATCCCGACGAGGGAAAGCTTCTGCTGGAGGCGACCGTGCGCGGGGACGCAGTGCTGGCCGCGCGGCTGCTCGACGGCGGCCGCGAAGCCGCGCGAGGCGAGGCCCCTGCGGAAGACGGCCGCTGCATGCTCTCGCTCGACGTGCCGAACCCGCATCTCTGGAGCCCGGACGACCCGCACCTCTACGACCTCGAGCTCTCCTTCGGCCGCGACCGCGCAGCCAGCTACTGCGCCTTCCGCACCGTTGGCGTGGAGCCGGATGCGCACGGCGTGCCCCGCTTCTGCCTCAACCACGAGCCGCTCTTCCTGCGCGGCGTGCTCGACCAGGGCTACTGGCCCGACGGCCTCATGACCGCGCCCGACGACGAGGCGCTTGCTCACGACGTGCGCGCAATGCGCGAGGCGGGCTTCAACCTGCTGCGCAAGCACATCAAGGTGGAGTCCGACCGCTTCTACTGGTGGTGCGACAAGCTGGGGATGCTCGTGTGGCAGGACATGGTGAGCGGCGGCGGCGCGCCCGATGCGTGGCAGTCCAGCTACAAGCCCACGTTCTTCCGCAGCTCGTGGGGCCGCCACGCCGACGACGATCCGCGCCACCTGCCCGGCCTTGCCGCCGATGACCCGGCGTTCCGCGCGGAGTGGACGGCGACGTGCGCGGGCACCGTCGAGCACCTGCGGAACCACCCGTGCATCGTCGCCTGGGTGCTGTTCAACGAGGCATGGGGGCAGTTCGAGGCGCGCCGGGCGACGGAGCTCGTGCGCGGCCTCGACCCGACGCGGCCCATCGACGCGGTGAGCGGGTGGTACGACCAGCGCTGCGGCGACTTCCTGAGCGTGCACAACTATTTCCGGCCGCTCGAGGTGTACCCCGACCACGCCCGGCCGCCGCGCGCGTTCGTGATCTCGGAGTTCGGCGGGCTCTCCTATCACGTGGACGGGCACTGCTCGCTCGAGACGTCGTACGGGTACGGCTCCTCGGGCGACCTCGCGTCGTTTCGCGCGGGCGTGCGCGAGATCCTCGCCCAGGCTGACGCGCTGGAGGCCGAGGGGCTGGCCGGGTACGTGTACACCCAGCTCTCCGACGTGGAGGAGGAGACGAACGGGCTTCTGACGTACGATCGACGCGTGAGCAAGCTCGCGAAAGAGGGAGGGCTGTGA
- a CDS encoding MFS transporter, producing the protein MSAENVSPARSGLSRRSWALIILLSFFGQVAWALENNFFNLFIQDAFGASLSDVALMVSASALTATATTLFAGAWSDRVGRRKAFIGVGTILWGASIIVFAYLQSISSALAGTAAAAMAFGVTLTIVFDCVMTFFGSLANDSCFNAWVTDITTEENRGRVEGVNSAMPLLAMLAVFGGAMFFMIVGPDGTVTYDYPLFFTIAGVAVMALGAAVLLLMRDSAPGRAPAGGYLANALYGFRPQAVRENRTLYLVLLGYLVFATALQVFMPYYVLYLRLPYILGESYVFVMAPGIVIAAVFTILYGKRVDRRGFSRAVVLPLALFVAGCVVLTLLTGLAGVFAGSVLMLCGYLGAVACFGAEVRNNTPAGRVGSFQGVRIFMAVLVPMLVGPWIGSALSAGSGALGFGVVGDGFTPSSLIFLGGAAVALLTFVVLPFIKKSKMA; encoded by the coding sequence ATGTCTGCTGAAAACGTCTCCCCCGCCCGCTCCGGCCTGTCCAGGCGCTCGTGGGCGCTCATCATCCTGCTGTCGTTCTTCGGGCAGGTGGCCTGGGCGCTCGAGAACAACTTCTTCAACCTGTTCATCCAGGACGCGTTCGGCGCGTCGCTCTCCGACGTGGCGCTCATGGTGTCCGCCTCGGCTCTCACGGCCACGGCCACGACGCTGTTCGCTGGCGCGTGGTCGGACCGTGTCGGGCGGCGCAAAGCGTTCATCGGCGTGGGCACCATCCTCTGGGGCGCGTCCATCATCGTGTTCGCGTACCTGCAATCAATCTCGTCGGCGCTCGCCGGCACGGCTGCGGCGGCCATGGCGTTCGGCGTGACGCTCACCATCGTGTTCGACTGCGTGATGACGTTCTTCGGCAGCCTGGCGAACGACTCGTGCTTCAACGCCTGGGTCACCGACATCACCACGGAAGAGAACCGCGGGCGCGTGGAGGGCGTGAACTCGGCCATGCCGCTGCTCGCGATGCTGGCCGTGTTCGGCGGCGCGATGTTCTTCATGATCGTGGGGCCCGACGGCACGGTGACCTACGACTACCCGCTGTTCTTCACCATCGCCGGCGTGGCGGTCATGGCGCTCGGGGCAGCGGTGCTGCTGCTCATGCGCGATTCCGCGCCCGGTCGCGCGCCCGCGGGCGGCTATCTGGCGAATGCGCTCTACGGCTTCCGCCCGCAGGCGGTGCGCGAGAACCGAACGCTCTACCTGGTGCTTCTGGGCTACCTCGTGTTCGCCACGGCGCTGCAGGTGTTCATGCCCTACTACGTGCTGTACCTGCGGCTTCCTTATATCCTGGGCGAGAGCTACGTGTTCGTGATGGCGCCGGGCATCGTCATCGCCGCCGTGTTCACCATCCTCTACGGCAAGCGGGTGGACAGGCGCGGGTTCTCGCGCGCGGTGGTGCTGCCGCTTGCGCTGTTCGTGGCGGGGTGCGTCGTGCTCACGCTGCTCACAGGGCTCGCGGGCGTGTTCGCGGGGTCGGTGCTCATGCTCTGCGGCTACCTGGGGGCGGTCGCGTGCTTCGGCGCGGAGGTGCGCAACAACACCCCCGCCGGGCGCGTGGGGTCGTTCCAGGGCGTGCGCATCTTCATGGCGGTGCTCGTGCCGATGCTGGTGGGGCCGTGGATCGGCTCGGCTTTGAGCGCGGGGTCGGGCGCGCTCGGGTTCGGCGTGGTGGGCGACGGGTTCACGCCGTCGTCGCTCATCTTCCTGGGCGGCGCGGCCGTGGCGCTCTTGACGTTCGTCGTGCTGCCGTTCATCAAGAAGAGCAAAATGGCATAA